One window of the Takifugu rubripes chromosome 13, fTakRub1.2, whole genome shotgun sequence genome contains the following:
- the ca7 gene encoding carbonic anhydrase 7 isoform X1 encodes MTGHDWGYGVEDGPSLWHQNYPIAEGSRQSPIDILPQTASHDPSLGPIALKYDQCTSINIANNGHSVVVEFEDSDDRSVIQGGPLDNPYRLKQFHFHWGGKGCRGSEHTVEGHSYASELHLVHWNAVKYETFGEAATAPDGLAVLGIFLETGDDHRWLHTITDALYMVKFKGSVTNFKSFNPKCLLPSSLHYWTYLGSLTTPPLHESVTWIVLKEPIAVSEKQPAHSWWIPGSSHYGWFPIQTSQMELSLAFAAHKTTASTESSRISARLLSRKCLP; translated from the exons ATGACAGGGCACGACTGGGGCTATGGGGTCGAGGACG GTCCTTCATTATGGCACCAAAACTACCCGATTGCGGAGGGGAGCAGACAGTCCCCAATTGACATCCTCCCTCAAACGGCTTCACATGACCCCAGCTTAGGTCCAATTGCCCTGAAGTATGACCAGTGCACGTCAATCAACATCGCCAATAATGGACACTCTGTAGTTGTGGAGTTTGAGGACTCTGATGACCGATCAG TGATCCAGGGGGGCCCGCTGGACAACCCCTACAGACTGAAGCAGTTTCATTTCCACTGGGGGGGAAAGGGCTGCCGTGGTTCTGAGCACACCGTTGAGGGACATAGCTACGCATCCGAG CTTCATCTCGTGCACTGGAATGCAGTCAAATATGAAACATTCGGGGAGGCAGCAACGGCCCCCGATGGCCTCGCAGTTCTTGGCATCTTTTTAGAG ACAGGTGATGACCACAGGTGGCTCCACACGATAACGGATGCCCTGTACATGGTGAAGTTTAAG GGGAGTGTTACAAATTTCAAAAGTTTCAACCCCAAGTGCCTTCTACCCAGTAGCCTTCACTATTGGACCTACCTGGGGTCGCTGACCACACCCCCTCTGCATGAGAGCGTCACCTGGATCGTCCTCAAGGAGCCAATCGCAGTGTCAGAAAAACAG CCGGCCCATTCTTGGTGGATTCCCGGGTCTTCTCACTACGGCTGGTTTCCAATACAAACATCCCAAATGGAACTGAGTCTTGCATTTGCGGCACACAAAACCACTGCCTCGACCGAGAGCAGCAGAATCTCAGCTCGTCTACTGTCAAGGAAATGTCTGCCATAA
- the ca7 gene encoding carbonic anhydrase 7 isoform X2: MTGHDWGYGVEDGPSLWHQNYPIAEGSRQSPIDILPQTASHDPSLGPIALKYDQCTSINIANNGHSVVVEFEDSDDRSVIQGGPLDNPYRLKQFHFHWGGKGCRGSEHTVEGHSYASELHLVHWNAVKYETFGEAATAPDGLAVLGIFLETGDDHRWLHTITDALYMVKFKGSVTNFKSFNPKCLLPSSLHYWTYLGSLTTPPLHESVTWIVLKEPIAVSEKQMSKFRMLLFTGEEEDQRMRMENNFRPPQPLKGRKVRSSN, encoded by the exons ATGACAGGGCACGACTGGGGCTATGGGGTCGAGGACG GTCCTTCATTATGGCACCAAAACTACCCGATTGCGGAGGGGAGCAGACAGTCCCCAATTGACATCCTCCCTCAAACGGCTTCACATGACCCCAGCTTAGGTCCAATTGCCCTGAAGTATGACCAGTGCACGTCAATCAACATCGCCAATAATGGACACTCTGTAGTTGTGGAGTTTGAGGACTCTGATGACCGATCAG TGATCCAGGGGGGCCCGCTGGACAACCCCTACAGACTGAAGCAGTTTCATTTCCACTGGGGGGGAAAGGGCTGCCGTGGTTCTGAGCACACCGTTGAGGGACATAGCTACGCATCCGAG CTTCATCTCGTGCACTGGAATGCAGTCAAATATGAAACATTCGGGGAGGCAGCAACGGCCCCCGATGGCCTCGCAGTTCTTGGCATCTTTTTAGAG ACAGGTGATGACCACAGGTGGCTCCACACGATAACGGATGCCCTGTACATGGTGAAGTTTAAG GGGAGTGTTACAAATTTCAAAAGTTTCAACCCCAAGTGCCTTCTACCCAGTAGCCTTCACTATTGGACCTACCTGGGGTCGCTGACCACACCCCCTCTGCATGAGAGCGTCACCTGGATCGTCCTCAAGGAGCCAATCGCAGTGTCAGAAAAACAG ATGAGCAAGTTCAGAATGCTCCTGTtcactggagaggaggaagatcagaggaTGCGCATGGAGAACAACTTCAGGCCTCCGCAGCCCCTCAAAGGCAGAAAAGTGCGCTCTTCCAATTAA
- the nae1 gene encoding NEDD8-activating enzyme E1 regulatory subunit: protein MAATKASKEQKYDRQLRLWGDHGQESLENSHVCLINATATGTEILKNLVLPGIGAFTIVDGHVVTGEDVGNNFFLSNSSIGKNRAQAATELLQELNSDVSGNFVEESPDKLLDNDPEFFHRFSIVIGVQLPESTFLRLGTVLWSASVPFLICKTYGLIGYMRLVVQEHTVIESHPDNALEDLRLDQPFAELKDHVKSYDLDNMDKKDHSHTPWIIIVAKYLEKWLSEHNCQPPKNYKEKEAFRQFIREGIRKNENGVPEDEENFEEAIKSVNTALTPTKIPSVVKDLFNSEQCNNVTSQTPSFWLMLQAVKEFVLNEGNGSLPVRGTIPDMIADSQKFIKLQNVYRTKAMQDAAAVSKYVERLLQSVGKPPESIPEQDIKLFCKNSSFLRVVHCRSLADEYSVDTVNRDEITSCMDNPDSEMVFYLMLRSIDRFYQQHSHFPGVYNYQVEEDIIKLKLCVNSLLQEYNFNVNIKDDYIHEFCRYGAAEPHMVASFLGGSAAQEAIKIISHQFVPFSNTFIYSAMSQTSATFQL, encoded by the exons ATGGCAGCCACCAAAGCGTCCAAAGAACAAAAATACGACAGACAACTGAG GTTGTGGGGTGACCACGGTCAGGAATCACTGGAGAATTCACACGTTTGCCTCATTAACGCCACAGCAACTGGAACAGAGATACTGAAGAATTTGGTGCTGCCAG GTATTGGAGCATTCACAATAGTGGATGGACACGTTGTTACTGGAGAAGACGTCGGAAACAA CTTTTTTCtaagcaacagcagcatcggAAAG AACAGAGCACAGGCTGCCACAGAGTTGCTACAAGAACTCAACAGTGATGTCTCTGGAAACTTTGTTGAGGAG AGCCCAGACAAACTTTTGGACAATGATCCAGAGTTTTTCCACAGATTTTCCATAGTCATCGGTGTCCAGTTGCCTGAAAG CACATTTTTGAGACTGGGCACTGTTCTGTGGAGCGCCTCTGTACCTTTCCTGATCTGTAAAACTTACGGCCTGATTGGCTACATGAGACTGGTGGTGCAGGAGCACACAg TGATTGAATCACACCCAGACAATGCCTTGGAAGACCTGAGATTAGACCAACCGTTTGCCGAATTGAAAGATCATGTTAAGTCGTACGATCTGGACAACATGGACAAAAAA GATCACAGTCACACACCGTGGATTATCATTGTTGCCAAATACTTAGAGAAATGGCTTAGTGAG CACAACTGTCAGCCTCCAAAAAATTACAAGGAAAAAGAGGCCTTCAGGCAGTTTATACGGGAAG GAATCCGAAAGAATGAGAATGGCGTCCCTgaggatgaagaaaactttgaaGAAGCCATCAAAAGTGTCAACACAGCTTTAACCCCAACCAAG ATTCCCAGTGTAGTTAAGGACCTCTTTAATAGTGAACAGTGCAACAATGTTACTTCACAG ACCCCATCTTTCTGGTTGATGTTGCAAGCTGTCAAGGAGTTTGTTCTCAATGAAGGCAACGGAAGCCTTCCTGTTCGGGGAACCATCCCAGATATGATTGCTGATTCTCAGAAGTTCATTAAACTTCAAAATGT CTACAGGACAAAGGCCATGCAGGACGCAGCAGCTGTTTCTAAGTACGTGGAGCGTTTGCTTCAATCTGTTGGGAAG CCTCCCGAGAGCATCCCCGAACAGGACATAAAACTCTTCT GTAAGAATTCATCATTTCTGCGAGTTGTTCACTGCAGATCTTTGGCCGATGAATATAGTGTGGATACGGTGAACAGAGATGAAATCA CCTCATGCATGGACAATCCTGACAGTGAAATGGTCTTCTACCTCATGCTTCGCTCCATCGATCGCTTCTATCAGCAGCATTCTCACTTCCCAG GTGTTTACAATTACCAGGTTGAGGAGGACATCATCAAACTGAAGCTATGTGTGAACAGCCTGCTGCAGGAATACAACTTCAATGTCAACATTAAAGATGATTACATCCATGAGTT CTGTCGATACGGAGCGGCAGAGCCACACATGGTTGCTTCGTTTCTGGGAG GATCAGCTGCTCAAGAAGCCATCAAAATCATCAGCCACCAGTTTGTGCCCTTCAGCAACACTTTTATTTATAGTGCCATGTCACAGACCTCTGCCACCTTTCAGTTGTAA
- the LOC115252220 gene encoding eukaryotic translation initiation factor 4 gamma 3-like: MNTNVFRAGQVPSFSSSQHGGEGDGRTSGASEKVIRTFRGILNKFTPEKFESLIRQVDELNINDEETLNTVVELVVDKALSEQSYSATYAQMCDHLKGLRVSSQSSDGFVYFHKRLLSRCQMEFENRGLLKEKENNVSAAQEDLQQTRHKTHVRLLGTVRFIGELFKLKMIWEAIIHTCVVKLIKDECDDSLECLCKLLSIVGKGLDNEAERPKLNSYYCHICYLLKEKKMTPRIKFMLQDIVALRKNNWVPRRNDQGPKTIQQLHQEVKQAEEREQLQYEKGQTTIQQRGGGRLADRRQSFNVKVIPGKVNQKSSHDCNGERKQQGHLGSSSCNGISKKPVEQKTPPKQAAALSQSFWLCNEEEVHRALKRLLQEKPVNGKIEEWIQNNFNYRQRSSEGFVRALVRAVCQSVIVNCGVYTLNTYELLDRVSLLKKYISDAQKQLLALNVLQQLVGHIDQPDGLLRMFFDVLWDEEVIQDETFFKWRSSTVSAKSVCNFFNMLQEANRHFN; encoded by the exons ATGAACACCAACGTTTTCCGGGCAGGACAGGTtccctccttcagcagctcccagcatgGTGGCGAGGGAGATGGACGGACATCAGGGGCATCTGAGAAGGTCATCAGAACTTTTCGGGGCATCCTCAACAAGTTCACCCCTGAGAAGTTTGAGAGTCTCATTAGACAGGTGGATGAGCTCAACATCAACGATGAGGAGACGCTGAACACGGTCGTTGAGCTCGTTGTGGACAAAGCTTTGTCTGAGCAGAGCTACAGCGCAACCTATGCTCAAATGTGTGACCACCTGAAGGGG CTGAGGGTCTCGTCCCAGAGCAGCGATGGATTCGTTTACTTCCATAAACGTCTGCTCTCAAGGTGTCAGATGGAGTTCGAGAACAGAGGACTcctgaaggaaaaggaaaataatgtgtCTGCTGCTCAAGAG GATCTGCAGCAGACCAGACACAAGACCCACGTGCGTTTGCTGGGGACCGTGAGGTTCATCGGAGAGCTTTTTAAGCTGAAGATGATCTGGGAGGCCATAATACACACGTGCGTTGTTAAACTCATCAAGGATGAGTGCGATGACTCTCTGGAGTGTTTATGCAAGTTACTGTCCATAGTGGGGAAAGGCCTGGACAATGAAGCTGAGAGG CCAAAACTTAATAGCTACTATTGCCACATATGCTACCTACTAAAGGAGAAGAAGATGACTCCAAGAATCAAATTCATGTTACAGGATATTGTGGCCCTAAGAAAG AACAACTGGGTGCCCCGCAGGAACGATCAAGGCCCAAAAACcattcagcagcttcaccaagaggtgaagcaggctgaagagagggagcagctccaGTACGAGAAAGGGCAAACCACCATACAGCAAAGAGGTGGTGGCAGGTTGGCAGATCGCCGCCAATCCTTTAATGTGAAAGTGATCCCTGGGAAGGTGAATCAGAAATCCAGCCACGACTGTAATGGAGAAAGGAAGCAGCAGGGCCATTTGGGCAGCAGCTCATGTAATGGCATCAGCAAAAAACCag TTGAACAGAAGACCCCCCCAAAGCAGGCAGCAGCCTTATCACAATCCTTTTGGCTCTGCAATGAAGAAGAAGTGCATCGCGCACTGAAAAGACTCCTGCAGGAGAAACCCGTTAATGGTAAAATAGAGGAGTGGATCCAG aacaACTTCAATTACAGGCAGAGGTCATCAGAGGGGTTTGTGAGGGCCTTGGTGAGAGCGGTCTGCCAGTCAGTCATTGTTAACT gtgggGTTTATACCCTGAATACCTATGAGCTGCTCGACAGAGTGAGCCTCTTAAAGAAATACATCTCTGATGCccagaagcagctgctggccctgaatgttctgcagcagctggtgggcCACATAGACCAACCTGATG GTTTGCTGCGGATGTTTTTCGATGTGCTGTGGGATGAAGAAGTCATCCAGGACGAGACCTTCTTTAAGTGGAGGTCATCCACAGTCTCTGCAAAATCCGTCTGCAACTTTTTCAACATGCTCCAAGAGGCAAACAGACATTTCAACTGA
- the LOC105417280 gene encoding proteoglycan 4 encodes MGGKLGKKKKTYDVSDPKQTKDAQESVKVEAKNVEDAAEAPSATTEATPEVAKSAPEESAASPAEASADVEKPAAAEEASAAAEKREDPAVELSAATEEPASTAKPSTAAEEQVAATAEPPKPATAEEPTAVTEEPVTAAVETSVAAEPPTAPEETAPVVEEPVIAAVETSVAAEPSTVEEKPAVVAEEPAIETVIAAEPTAAEEKPAAAVIEEPVIAAVETATAAEPPAAAEEPVPLAEPFKAEVEPVAKLEEPRETVQEASPVVEERASVEQVPELETPAAPCLEEATTANETSVVEPDVPASLEVAPETVAELVSCVDAVPINEQEPKLTAETLLEKNPPEPVQEPEPEVPPQQEPEQAAEPEPEQGSVPEPELKAESLPETPEITGPEHGKAEALEDLEMSPEELPADKPAEDPSTDGAAAQKEEEAAPDIAIPEATSACTIPPQSEAVAAASTEEESCQDQEVENKMENGNVESPTCVEDVAEARPAVNGDCTNSEIVNGGEKPEEVLITKQSDCELKKEVNLSEDVQEEPITVPDSNEVTQAV; translated from the coding sequence ATGGGAGGCAAACTtggcaagaagaagaagacataTGATGTGAGTGACCCGAAGCAGACTAAGGATGCACAGGAGTCAGTTAAAGTGGAAGCCAAAAATGTAGAAGATGCAGCCGAGGCGCCCAGTGCAACGACGGAAGCCACACCAGAAGTGGCCAAATCTGCACCCGAAGAATCAGCTGCGTCTCCAGCGGAGGCATCTGCAGACGTGgaaaaacctgctgcagctgaggaagcatctgcagcagcagaaaagagagaagatcCAGCAGTGGAACTGTCTGCTGCCACAGAGGAACCAGCTTCAACAGCAAAAccatccacagcagcagaagaacaaGTTGCAGCGACAGCAGAGCCACCGAAACCtgcaacagcagaggaaccaaCTGCAGTCACAGAAGAACCAGTCACAGCAGCAGTGGAAACATCTGTAGCAGCAGAACCACCTACAGCACCAGAAGAAACAGCTCCGGTAGTAGAAGAACCGGTCATAGCAGCAGTGGAAACATCTGTAGCAGCAGAACCATCTACAGTAGAAGAGAAACCAGCTGTGGTAGCAGAAGAACCAGCCATAGAAACAGTCATAGCAGCAGAACCaactgcagcagaagaaaaaccaGCTGCCGCTGTAATAGAAGAGCCAGTTATAGCAGCTGTGgaaacagccacagcagcagaaccacctgcagcagcagaggaacccgTTCCATTAGCAGAACCATTTAAGGCAGAAGTTGAACCAGTTGCAAAATTAGAAGAACCACGGGAAACAGTACAAGAAGCTTCCCCAGTTGTTGAGGAGCGTGCATCAGTGGAACAAGTCCCTGAATTAGAGACTCCAGCTGCACCCTGTCTTGAAGAAGCAACTACTGCAAATGAAACATCTGTTGTAGAGCCAGATGTTCCTGCCAGCCTAGAGGTGGCACCAGAAACTGTCGCTGAGTTGGTGTCCTGTGTTGATGCCGTCCCTATTAACGAACAAGAGCCCAAGCTAACAGCAGAAACATTATTGGAGAAGAACCCACCAGAACCAGTGCAAGAACCAGAGCCTGAAGTGCCACCGCAGCAGGAACCAGAGCAGGctgcagagccagagccagagcaggGGTCCGTACCAGAGCCAGAACTAAAGGCCGAATCTCTACCAGAGACACCTGAGATCACTGGACCTGAACATGGGAAAGCAGAAGCACTTGAGGACTTGGAGATGTCCCCAGAAGAGCTCCCCGCCGATAAGCCTGCAGAAGACCCTAGCACTGATGGGGCAGCGGCTCAAAAGGAAGAAGAGGCTGCCCCCGACATCGCCATCCCTGAGGCGACATCTGCCTGCACAATTCCGCCCCAATCTGAAGCCGTCGCTGCGGCATCCACGGAAGAGGAGTCTTGTCAGGACCAGGAAGTAGAGAACAAGATGGAGAATGGAAATGTAGAGAGCCCCACCTGCGTAGAGGATGTGGCAGAAGCACGCCCAGCTGTCAATGGAGATTGCACAAATTCTGAGATCGTTAACGGAGGCGAAAAGCCAGAGGAGGTGCTAATCACGAAGCAGAGCGATTGTGAACTGAAGAAGGAGGTGAACCTCAGCGAAGATGTCCAGGAGGAGCCAATCACCGTCCCTGACAGCAACGAGGTCACCCAGGCTGTCTGA